In Neisseria brasiliensis, the following proteins share a genomic window:
- a CDS encoding DEAD/DEAH box helicase, with the protein MLPPRHAIETFINEKALPASIERARDYRAELVEIDGNRATFQCKGSYKQTYRQMVEFNENKPVKVSCSCPYQNGGICKHTVAALRQLAAMSDNGQPEKKTKPTRSAKPKETLLRYPLLDGGLVDFQSIWADFSRFTNFSFYTADCRIMDFEPGKWTFEASDWQGTFRSTLTRLSEQEVGLACNCTHKTAKQYCSHMAAMVRLAAENLGAECLLPDYRERFIADVLSDYGMTPQDDYAEFFDFSIDDEGFVIQSKVPDLMPLHFSLVSRTIPSEISAKTALPPKAGLVLALNFDEGVFQEFVLYYANLKKNGEISANLKEISDVNAGSVLFNGMLPDEAKDIWYTLQAMNEQYLEFAEEQNVDALGKTVAAFNRFLQTFPDLPLFAAQGPSYARTGSLNRLSPITVSTEPAGLSYRFKEDGALYRLEGRIILGGKSVRPSLLGKAVNPFFIYRADTLTRYPDAKTAADIMRCVVHPSLAVLKRHAETFRRNIIAPLAKHYPITSRDFVTPPKTKRKQTANTPNGADCSFQKQVYVRDSDGLIRFSPAAQYDETLIELPSHALRLHIQDGKFHRLERDEAQEQAFLRFFEALHPDFAQVSDGLYLLTPEQLTQDFWFIDFADSLKNQGIELLGAKDLKSWRYNLNKPQISIRTESGTDWFDLNIAIRYGEETVNLKDIHKAFVNRQNFVTLSDGTIGMLPESWLEQFAPYFQAGEVKKDSIRLSPYQFGIIDQLYESLDDKPEFLHTLYQRRQRLQNLSAQPDVQLSDGLNATLRPYQQHGLNWLAFLHANGLGGCLADDMGLGKTLQTIAFLHYLKTTHTPDKPSLIVAPTSLTFNWLAEIKKFCPGLRVLDYTGAGRLKDSASFDGCDVVLTTYGTLLQDIELLQGYRFSYLILDESQAIKNPLSQRYKAARLIQADNRLILSGTPIENNTFDLYTQLNFLNPGLLGSQSHFKSRFADAIDKKQDQQAAALLAKMVHPFILRRTKNQVAHELPPKTESVIYCEMGKAQRKAYDRVKEQYRTYLLDKIGSDGINKSQMYILEGLTKLRQICNSPALLADADYGSESVKLDTLVEHIKDKTGQHKILVFSSFVKMLALIEGRLNAENIAYEYLDGQTRNRQQKVDRFQNNADIRVFLISTKAGGTGLNLTEADYVFIVDPWWNPAVENQAIDRCYRIGQTKQVMAYRLICRDTVEEKILALQQKKQGIADSLISVDNEKKSFDLDEVKNLFE; encoded by the coding sequence ATGCTGCCACCACGCCATGCCATCGAAACTTTTATCAATGAAAAAGCCCTGCCGGCCAGTATTGAGCGTGCGCGGGATTATCGGGCGGAATTGGTGGAAATAGATGGCAATCGGGCGACATTTCAATGCAAAGGTTCGTATAAGCAGACCTACCGGCAGATGGTTGAATTTAATGAAAACAAACCGGTTAAGGTTTCATGTTCCTGCCCTTATCAAAACGGCGGCATCTGCAAACATACGGTGGCGGCTTTGCGCCAATTGGCGGCGATGAGTGACAATGGTCAGCCTGAAAAGAAAACCAAGCCGACTCGGTCTGCCAAGCCGAAAGAAACGCTGCTGCGTTATCCGCTCTTGGACGGGGGATTGGTTGATTTTCAAAGCATTTGGGCTGACTTTAGCCGTTTCACCAATTTTTCGTTTTATACCGCCGACTGCCGCATTATGGATTTTGAGCCGGGCAAATGGACGTTTGAAGCCAGTGATTGGCAAGGGACATTCCGTTCTACGTTAACAAGGCTGTCTGAACAAGAAGTCGGGCTTGCTTGCAACTGCACCCACAAAACCGCTAAACAATATTGCAGCCATATGGCGGCAATGGTCAGACTGGCAGCGGAAAATCTGGGGGCGGAGTGTCTGCTGCCTGATTACCGCGAACGCTTTATTGCCGATGTGCTCAGCGATTACGGCATGACGCCGCAAGACGATTACGCTGAGTTTTTTGATTTTTCCATCGATGATGAAGGCTTTGTGATCCAATCGAAAGTGCCCGACTTGATGCCGCTGCACTTTTCGTTGGTTTCTCGCACCATACCGTCTGAAATTTCCGCTAAAACTGCTTTGCCGCCCAAAGCGGGTTTGGTGTTGGCATTGAATTTTGACGAAGGTGTTTTTCAAGAATTTGTGCTCTATTACGCCAACCTTAAGAAAAACGGTGAAATCTCGGCCAATTTAAAAGAGATCAGTGATGTAAATGCCGGCAGCGTCTTGTTTAACGGCATGTTGCCTGACGAAGCCAAAGACATCTGGTATACCCTGCAAGCCATGAATGAGCAGTATCTCGAGTTTGCTGAAGAGCAAAACGTTGATGCGCTCGGGAAAACAGTGGCGGCCTTCAACCGATTTTTGCAAACCTTCCCCGATTTGCCGCTGTTTGCCGCCCAAGGCCCGTCCTATGCCCGCACCGGCAGCCTCAACCGCCTCTCCCCGATTACCGTTTCGACCGAACCTGCCGGCCTAAGCTACCGTTTTAAAGAGGACGGCGCGCTATACCGCCTTGAGGGCAGGATTATACTCGGCGGCAAATCTGTCCGCCCCAGTTTGTTGGGCAAAGCGGTCAATCCTTTTTTCATTTATCGCGCCGATACGCTCACACGCTATCCCGATGCCAAAACTGCCGCCGACATCATGCGCTGTGTGGTGCATCCGAGCTTGGCCGTACTCAAACGCCATGCCGAAACCTTCCGTCGAAACATCATCGCACCCTTGGCAAAACATTACCCCATCACCAGCCGCGATTTTGTCACCCCTCCGAAAACGAAGCGCAAACAAACGGCAAATACGCCAAACGGTGCTGATTGCTCTTTTCAAAAACAGGTTTACGTCCGCGATTCAGACGGCCTCATCCGCTTCTCACCGGCCGCACAATATGACGAAACATTGATCGAACTACCTAGCCATGCCTTGCGCCTGCACATTCAAGACGGCAAATTCCACCGCCTTGAGCGCGATGAAGCGCAAGAGCAGGCATTTTTGCGTTTTTTTGAAGCCTTACATCCGGATTTTGCCCAAGTTTCAGACGGCCTATATCTGCTCACGCCCGAACAACTGACACAAGACTTTTGGTTCATCGACTTTGCCGACAGCTTAAAAAACCAAGGCATCGAGCTTTTGGGTGCCAAGGATTTGAAATCGTGGCGTTACAACCTCAATAAACCGCAAATCAGCATCCGCACCGAATCGGGCACGGATTGGTTCGACCTCAACATAGCCATCCGTTACGGCGAAGAAACCGTCAACCTGAAAGACATACACAAAGCCTTTGTCAACCGGCAAAATTTCGTCACACTTTCAGACGGCACCATCGGCATGCTGCCCGAAAGCTGGCTGGAACAGTTTGCGCCGTATTTTCAGGCAGGTGAAGTGAAAAAAGACAGCATCCGCCTGTCGCCCTACCAATTCGGCATCATCGACCAGCTCTATGAAAGTTTGGACGACAAGCCGGAATTTTTGCACACCTTATACCAACGCCGACAACGGCTGCAAAACCTGTCAGCCCAGCCCGACGTACAACTTTCAGACGGCCTCAACGCCACCCTGCGCCCCTATCAGCAACACGGCTTGAACTGGCTGGCTTTTCTGCATGCCAACGGTTTAGGCGGCTGCTTGGCCGACGACATGGGTTTGGGCAAAACACTGCAAACCATCGCCTTTTTGCATTACCTCAAAACCACCCACACACCGGACAAACCCAGCCTGATTGTCGCCCCCACCAGCCTCACCTTCAACTGGCTGGCCGAAATCAAAAAATTCTGCCCGGGTTTGCGCGTATTGGATTACACCGGCGCAGGCCGTCTGAAAGATAGCGCTTCATTTGACGGCTGCGATGTCGTGCTCACCACTTACGGCACGCTGTTGCAGGACATCGAACTGCTGCAAGGCTACCGTTTCAGCTACCTGATTCTCGACGAAAGCCAAGCCATCAAAAACCCGCTGTCGCAACGCTACAAAGCCGCCCGCCTGATACAGGCCGACAACCGCCTGATTCTGAGCGGCACCCCCATCGAAAACAACACTTTCGATTTATACACGCAGCTCAATTTCCTCAATCCCGGCCTGCTCGGCAGCCAAAGCCATTTCAAAAGCCGCTTTGCCGATGCCATCGACAAAAAACAAGACCAACAAGCCGCTGCCCTGCTGGCCAAAATGGTGCATCCTTTCATCTTGCGCCGCACCAAAAATCAGGTGGCACACGAATTGCCGCCCAAAACCGAAAGCGTGATTTATTGCGAAATGGGCAAAGCGCAACGCAAAGCGTACGACCGTGTCAAAGAGCAATACCGCACTTATTTGCTGGACAAAATCGGTTCAGACGGCATCAACAAATCGCAAATGTATATTCTCGAAGGCCTGACCAAATTGCGCCAAATCTGCAACAGCCCCGCGCTTTTAGCAGATGCCGATTACGGCAGCGAATCGGTCAAGCTCGACACCTTGGTGGAACACATCAAAGACAAAACCGGACAACACAAAATCCTCGTGTTCTCCAGCTTCGTCAAAATGCTTGCCCTGATCGAAGGCCGTCTGAACGCAGAAAACATCGCCTACGAATACCTCGACGGCCAAACACGCAACCGTCAGCAAAAAGTCGACCGCTTCCAAAACAACGCCGACATCCGCGTATTCCTCATCAGCACCAAAGCGGGCGGCACCGGACTGAACCTCACCGAAGCCGATTACGTGTTCATCGTCGACCCGTGGTGGAACCCGGCGGTAGAAAACCAAGCCATCGACCGCTGCTACCGCATCGGCCAAACCAAACAAGTCATGGCCTACCGCCTCATCTGCCGCGATACCGTCGAAGAAAAAATCCTCGCCTTACAGCAGAAAAAACAAGGCATTGCCGACAGCCTAATCAGCGTGGACAACGAGAAAAAATCGTTTGATTTGGATGAAGTGAAAAACTTGTTTGAATAG
- a CDS encoding PDR/VanB family oxidoreductase: MKAHVTEVRSCGSKVKLITLQPEAGSSLPDYTAGAHIDLNLGNGLIRQYSLCQYPMTDNQYRIAVLRDEASRGGSQYIHEQIQVGDTLEISEPRNLFPLAEYQQRALLFAGGIGITPLMAMFDALLQQGIDVKLYYFCRDEADAIFAERLQQVDVADKVELVCQSPRTSPELLQRMVEAPAEGLHLYTCGPLGFMDAVFQTASEKGWPSENLHRELFQAAPLDESANRPFQIQIASDGAVIDVPADKSITQVLEEAGYFVPVSCEEGICGTCLTNLIEGEALHRDQFLTEEEHAEGKIFTPCCSRARSERLVLDL, translated from the coding sequence ATGAAAGCGCACGTGACCGAAGTCCGCAGCTGCGGCAGCAAAGTCAAGCTGATTACCCTGCAGCCCGAAGCAGGCAGCAGTTTGCCGGATTACACCGCTGGCGCACACATCGACCTGAATCTCGGCAACGGCCTCATCCGCCAGTATTCGCTCTGCCAATACCCGATGACGGACAACCAATATCGCATCGCTGTGTTGCGCGACGAAGCCTCACGCGGCGGCTCGCAGTATATCCATGAGCAGATTCAAGTCGGCGATACGCTTGAGATTAGCGAGCCGCGCAACCTGTTTCCCTTGGCCGAATACCAACAACGCGCTTTGCTGTTTGCCGGCGGCATCGGCATTACCCCGCTGATGGCCATGTTTGATGCCTTGTTGCAGCAGGGCATAGACGTGAAGCTGTATTACTTCTGCCGCGACGAAGCCGACGCCATTTTCGCCGAGCGCCTGCAACAAGTCGACGTGGCCGATAAAGTCGAGCTGGTGTGCCAAAGCCCGCGCACCTCGCCCGAACTATTGCAACGCATGGTCGAAGCGCCGGCAGAAGGCCTGCATCTTTACACCTGCGGCCCATTAGGTTTTATGGATGCCGTATTTCAGACGGCCTCAGAAAAAGGCTGGCCGTCTGAAAACCTGCACCGCGAACTGTTCCAAGCCGCCCCTTTGGACGAATCGGCAAACCGCCCGTTTCAAATCCAAATCGCCAGCGACGGCGCCGTGATTGACGTACCCGCCGACAAAAGCATTACTCAAGTGTTGGAAGAAGCAGGCTATTTCGTGCCCGTCTCCTGCGAAGAAGGCATCTGCGGCACCTGCCTGACCAACTTAATCGAAGGCGAAGCGCTGCACCGCGACCAGTTCCTCACCGAAGAAGAACACGCCGAAGGCAAAATCTTCACCCCGTGTTGCTCACGCGCGCGTTCGGAGCGGTTGGTTTTGGATTTGTGA
- a CDS encoding aromatic ring-hydroxylating dioxygenase subunit alpha — MTTTPTFIRNAWYVAARSEEVGDKPLGRTICNEKIVLFRGKDGIAAVEDFCPHRGAPLSLGFVRDGNLVCGYHGLELDCKGKPQAMPMQRVQSFPCIRPYAVVEKYGFIWFWAGDKESADESLLPYLEWAESDEWAYGGGLYHIKADYRLMIDNLMDLTHETYVHASSIGQKEIDETPLKTTVKGDVVTLERNMENIYAPPFWQSCMRSKGLDETQLVDRWQRCHFHLPSNVHIEVGVAEAGHGGYHAPEEHKVSSIVVDFITPETDTSHWYFWGMARHFNAQDEETTRQIREGQGKIFSEDLEMLEKQQQNLSEQPERRLLMLNIDSGGVQARKIIDKKIQAEQAAQTTGAES; from the coding sequence ATGACCACCACCCCTACCTTTATCCGCAATGCCTGGTATGTTGCCGCACGCAGCGAAGAAGTCGGCGATAAGCCGCTGGGCCGCACCATCTGCAATGAAAAAATCGTGTTGTTCCGCGGCAAAGACGGCATTGCTGCCGTGGAAGACTTTTGTCCGCATCGTGGCGCGCCATTGTCGTTGGGTTTTGTGCGCGACGGCAATTTGGTCTGCGGCTATCATGGTTTAGAGCTCGACTGCAAAGGCAAACCGCAAGCCATGCCTATGCAGCGCGTGCAAAGTTTCCCGTGTATCCGCCCGTATGCCGTGGTGGAAAAATACGGCTTTATCTGGTTTTGGGCGGGCGACAAAGAAAGCGCCGACGAATCATTGCTGCCTTATTTGGAATGGGCGGAAAGCGATGAATGGGCGTATGGCGGCGGCCTGTATCACATCAAAGCCGATTACCGCCTGATGATCGATAACCTGATGGATTTGACCCACGAAACCTATGTACACGCCAGCAGCATCGGTCAGAAAGAAATCGACGAAACCCCGCTGAAAACCACCGTAAAAGGCGATGTGGTGACGCTTGAGCGCAATATGGAAAACATTTACGCGCCGCCTTTCTGGCAATCGTGTATGCGTTCCAAAGGTTTGGACGAAACGCAATTGGTTGACCGCTGGCAGCGCTGCCATTTCCACTTACCGAGCAACGTGCACATCGAAGTGGGCGTAGCCGAAGCAGGGCACGGCGGTTATCACGCACCGGAAGAACACAAAGTATCCAGCATCGTGGTCGATTTCATCACACCGGAAACCGATACCTCGCATTGGTATTTCTGGGGCATGGCGCGCCATTTCAACGCGCAAGACGAAGAAACCACGCGCCAAATCCGTGAAGGCCAAGGCAAGATTTTCAGTGAAGACTTGGAAATGCTGGAAAAACAGCAGCAAAACCTGAGTGAGCAGCCCGAACGTCGCCTGTTGATGCTGAACATCGATTCTGGCGGCGTGCAAGCGCGTAAAATTATCGACAAAAAAATCCAAGCCGAACAAGCGGCCCAAACCACCGGAGCCGAATCATGA
- a CDS encoding MFS transporter — protein MNAATLKQQIDQKPMNAFQWSVVAICICLNVIDGFDVLVMAFTASAVAKEWGLSGSEIGLLLSAGLFGMAAGSLTLAPQADRFGRKPVILLSLVVVSVGMILSSFSTSALELGVLRFITGLGISGILASSNVLTSEFSSAKWRSLTISLQSAGYGIGATGGGLVSMYLIKAYGWQSVFLFGGLLSTAFIFVALLRLPESLEFLLSQQPKAALVKAQKLTAKLSLPRLDVLPPKPQLNQQTPSGFCSLFGEGKTMPTLMIWAAFFLVMFAFYCILSWTPKLLTGAGMTAEQGISVGIWMNIGSMFGAVLIGFLGTRFNIKTVHAVFLLLTALLTLTFAQSLSQLSLAMALAFFLGSFANGSVAGLYAVAPTLYESANRARGVGTAITLGRVGSIVSPMIIGFLLDAGWQPVGLFYLNAVVFALAILAVLKLRKLKPV, from the coding sequence ATGAATGCCGCAACACTCAAGCAGCAAATCGACCAAAAGCCCATGAATGCTTTTCAATGGTCGGTGGTTGCCATCTGTATCTGTCTTAATGTCATCGACGGCTTTGATGTCTTGGTGATGGCGTTTACCGCCTCGGCGGTGGCCAAAGAATGGGGGCTGTCGGGCTCGGAAATCGGCCTGTTGTTAAGCGCCGGCCTGTTCGGCATGGCGGCCGGTTCGCTTACACTCGCACCGCAAGCGGATAGATTCGGCCGCAAACCGGTAATTTTGTTGTCGCTGGTGGTTGTGTCGGTCGGCATGATTTTAAGCAGCTTCAGCACTTCCGCTTTGGAACTGGGCGTTTTGCGCTTTATCACCGGCTTAGGTATCAGCGGCATTTTGGCCAGCAGCAATGTGTTGACCAGTGAATTTTCATCCGCCAAATGGCGCAGCCTGACCATCAGCCTGCAATCGGCGGGCTACGGCATCGGCGCAACCGGTGGCGGTTTGGTGTCGATGTATCTGATTAAAGCCTACGGTTGGCAATCGGTTTTCCTGTTCGGCGGTCTGCTTTCCACCGCTTTCATTTTCGTGGCGTTACTGCGTCTGCCCGAATCATTGGAATTTCTACTGTCGCAACAGCCCAAAGCCGCTTTAGTCAAAGCGCAAAAGCTCACCGCCAAACTCAGTTTGCCGCGCCTTGATGTGCTGCCGCCCAAACCACAATTAAACCAACAAACCCCTTCCGGCTTCTGCAGCCTGTTTGGCGAGGGCAAAACCATGCCGACGCTGATGATTTGGGCGGCGTTTTTCTTGGTGATGTTCGCGTTTTACTGCATTTTGAGTTGGACACCGAAGCTCTTGACCGGCGCCGGTATGACTGCAGAACAAGGCATCAGCGTCGGCATTTGGATGAATATCGGCTCGATGTTCGGCGCGGTGTTAATCGGCTTCTTGGGCACACGTTTCAATATTAAAACTGTACATGCCGTGTTCCTGCTGCTCACCGCGCTGCTGACGCTTACCTTTGCCCAAAGCTTGTCGCAGCTCTCTTTGGCCATGGCTTTGGCGTTTTTTCTCGGCAGCTTTGCCAACGGCTCGGTGGCCGGTTTGTACGCTGTGGCACCGACACTTTACGAATCCGCCAACCGCGCCCGCGGCGTCGGTACCGCCATTACGCTCGGCCGCGTCGGCAGCATTGTATCGCCGATGATTATCGGTTTCCTGCTCGATGCCGGTTGGCAGCCGGTGGGCTTGTTCTACCTGAATGCGGTGGTGTTTGCCTTGGCGATTTTGGCAGTATTAAAACTGAGAAAACTCAAGCCGGTTTGA
- a CDS encoding alpha/beta fold hydrolase, translated as MKKKIYLLCGLLCDATVWQHQAAALAPYFDVETFSFQGFDSLTAMAEHVLAQGSDSFILAGHSMGARVALEICRLAPQRVEKLILLDTGIHPLKAGETEKRAALVRAAEESGMLHLIEHWLLPMLAEHHRTQPEMVQPLAEMVLRFTPEDLAKQIHALVHRPDAAAVLRGIRCPLLLGVGELDAWSPVAQHTAMQEIAPHAELVVFPQAGHMAPFETPQTVSESLLQWLLPDSQAV; from the coding sequence ATGAAGAAAAAAATCTATTTATTGTGCGGTTTATTGTGTGATGCCACGGTTTGGCAACACCAAGCCGCCGCCCTTGCGCCCTATTTTGATGTGGAAACGTTCAGCTTTCAGGGTTTTGACAGTTTGACGGCGATGGCAGAACACGTTTTGGCGCAAGGTTCGGATTCTTTTATTCTGGCCGGGCATTCCATGGGTGCACGCGTGGCCTTGGAAATCTGTCGCTTGGCACCGCAGCGCGTGGAGAAGCTGATTTTGCTCGACACCGGTATTCACCCGCTTAAAGCGGGCGAAACTGAAAAGCGCGCTGCCTTGGTTCGAGCTGCCGAAGAAAGCGGTATGCTGCACTTAATCGAGCATTGGCTGCTGCCGATGCTGGCCGAACATCACCGCACGCAGCCGGAAATGGTGCAGCCACTGGCAGAGATGGTGTTGCGCTTTACGCCTGAAGATCTTGCCAAGCAGATCCACGCGCTGGTTCACCGCCCTGATGCGGCTGCGGTGTTGCGCGGGATTCGCTGCCCGTTGCTCTTGGGCGTTGGCGAATTGGATGCGTGGAGTCCGGTCGCGCAACACACCGCCATGCAGGAAATCGCACCGCATGCCGAATTGGTCGTGTTCCCACAAGCCGGTCATATGGCGCCTTTTGAAACGCCGCAAACCGTCAGCGAAAGTTTGCTGCAATGGCTGCTACCGGATAGTCAGGCCGTCTGA
- a CDS encoding GntR family transcriptional regulator, translated as MEHNHQVLVRLREMIADGELKPGERITEIPTAEKLGVSRLPVRMALQILEQEGLVERLPKRGYTARKITSADFLNALEVRGALEGLAARQAAELGMPSESIALLEQGLAELDMVFERDVFGIEEVEIYQKFNVLFHDAVIDASQNPVIRMALAKIESLPFSSIQSLVIDRREMPREKKRLLYAHLQHHAILRALCSRQSTRAEALMREHAQSPVLFTDLLNRFENRPESLHIVQESD; from the coding sequence ATGGAACACAACCATCAGGTTTTGGTGCGCTTGCGTGAAATGATTGCCGATGGCGAACTCAAACCGGGCGAGCGCATCACCGAGATTCCAACCGCGGAAAAGCTTGGCGTGTCGCGCTTGCCGGTGCGCATGGCTTTGCAGATTTTGGAGCAGGAAGGCTTGGTCGAACGCCTGCCCAAACGCGGCTATACCGCCCGCAAAATCACTTCGGCGGATTTTCTCAACGCGCTGGAAGTGCGTGGCGCATTGGAAGGTTTGGCGGCGCGTCAGGCGGCGGAATTGGGTATGCCGTCTGAAAGCATTGCCCTGCTCGAGCAAGGTTTGGCCGAATTGGATATGGTGTTCGAGCGCGACGTATTCGGCATTGAAGAAGTGGAAATTTATCAAAAATTCAATGTCTTGTTTCACGATGCGGTGATTGATGCTTCGCAAAATCCGGTGATTCGCATGGCCTTGGCGAAAATCGAAAGCCTGCCGTTTTCATCGATTCAATCGCTGGTCATCGACCGACGCGAAATGCCACGCGAGAAAAAACGCCTGCTCTATGCCCACTTGCAGCACCATGCCATTTTGCGCGCACTTTGCAGCCGCCAAAGCACACGGGCAGAAGCCTTGATGCGCGAACACGCGCAATCGCCGGTGTTGTTTACCGATTTGCTCAACCGTTTTGAAAACCGCCCCGAATCGCTGCATATTGTGCAGGAAAGCGATTAA
- the tal gene encoding transaldolase, whose amino-acid sequence MTILSDVKALGQQIWLDNLSRSLVQSGELAEMAKQGVCGVTSNPAIFQKAFAGDELYADEVAALKAQDLSPKERYETLAIADVQAACDVLLAEHESTGGKTGFVSLEVAPELAKDAAGTVAEAKRLHDAIGRKNVMIKVPTTDAGVEALEQLVSDGLSINLTLLFSRAQTLKAYAAYQRGIAKRVAAGLPVDHIQVVASFFISRVDAALDATLPEHLKGKIAIALAKAAYQDWEQFFSSAEFTELAAKGANRVQLLWASTGVKNPDHPDTLYVDSLIGAHTVNTVPDATLKAFVDHGTAKATLTDNTDEALAQLAEAEKLGVDLEALATRLQEDGLKQFEEAFEKLLAPLA is encoded by the coding sequence ATGACTATTTTATCGGACGTTAAAGCATTAGGCCAACAAATCTGGTTGGACAACTTATCCCGCTCGCTGGTGCAAAGCGGCGAATTGGCCGAAATGGCCAAGCAAGGCGTGTGCGGCGTGACTTCCAATCCGGCGATTTTCCAAAAAGCCTTTGCCGGTGACGAATTGTATGCCGATGAAGTGGCCGCTTTGAAAGCGCAGGATTTGAGCCCGAAAGAGCGTTATGAAACCTTAGCGATTGCCGATGTGCAGGCGGCTTGTGATGTGTTGCTGGCCGAACACGAATCTACCGGCGGCAAAACCGGTTTCGTCAGCTTGGAAGTGGCGCCGGAATTGGCAAAAGACGCTGCCGGCACCGTGGCCGAAGCCAAACGCTTACACGATGCCATCGGCCGCAAAAACGTGATGATTAAAGTGCCGACCACCGATGCCGGTGTCGAAGCGTTGGAGCAATTGGTTTCAGACGGCCTGTCTATTAACCTGACCTTGCTGTTTTCGCGTGCGCAAACCCTGAAAGCTTACGCTGCTTACCAGCGCGGCATCGCCAAACGCGTGGCAGCCGGTTTGCCGGTTGACCACATTCAAGTGGTGGCCAGCTTCTTTATTTCGCGCGTGGATGCCGCTTTGGACGCAACCTTGCCGGAACATTTAAAAGGCAAGATCGCCATCGCCTTGGCCAAAGCCGCTTACCAAGATTGGGAACAATTCTTCAGCAGCGCCGAATTTACCGAATTGGCCGCCAAAGGTGCCAACCGCGTGCAATTATTGTGGGCATCAACCGGCGTGAAAAATCCAGACCATCCGGATACCTTATACGTTGACAGCCTGATTGGCGCGCACACAGTGAATACTGTGCCGGATGCCACGCTGAAAGCCTTTGTTGATCACGGCACGGCTAAAGCCACGCTGACCGACAACACCGACGAAGCCTTGGCACAACTGGCCGAAGCGGAAAAACTCGGCGTCGATTTGGAAGCCTTGGCTACCCGTTTGCAGGAAGACGGCTTGAAACAGTTTGAAGAAGCTTTTGAGAAACTGTTGGCACCGTTGGCTTAA
- a CDS encoding KpsF/GutQ family sugar-phosphate isomerase has product MTTTESYLPWARDVLHIEAEALHEIADELDEHFVQAAEALLHCQGRVVIMGMGKSGHIARKMAATMASTGTPAFFVHPAEAAHGDLGMIVDGDVVMAVSNSGESDEIAAIIPALKRKNVTLICITARPTSTMARHADIHIMASVSKEACPLGLAPTSSTTAVMALGDALAIVLLKARAFTPDDFALSHPAGSLGKRLLLRVADIMHGGDELPAVVSGTLLKDAIVRMSEKGLGMLAVTDDEGRLKGVFTDGDLRRLFQQRDDFKGLTVNDIMHAKPKTIAADKLATEALKHMQANHVNGLLVTDSDGLLIGALNMHDLLMARIV; this is encoded by the coding sequence ATGACAACGACCGAATCTTACTTACCTTGGGCGCGCGATGTGTTGCATATCGAAGCGGAAGCCTTGCACGAAATCGCCGATGAATTGGACGAACATTTTGTTCAGGCTGCTGAAGCCTTGCTGCATTGCCAAGGCCGCGTGGTAATTATGGGCATGGGCAAATCGGGGCACATCGCCCGCAAAATGGCCGCTACCATGGCATCCACCGGCACCCCCGCTTTTTTCGTGCATCCGGCCGAAGCAGCACACGGCGATTTGGGCATGATTGTCGATGGCGACGTGGTGATGGCGGTGTCAAATTCTGGTGAAAGCGATGAAATTGCGGCAATTATTCCGGCCTTGAAACGTAAAAACGTGACCTTAATCTGCATTACCGCCCGCCCGACTTCAACCATGGCGCGTCATGCCGACATCCATATCATGGCTTCGGTCTCCAAAGAAGCCTGCCCGCTCGGTTTGGCACCGACTTCCAGCACCACCGCCGTGATGGCACTGGGCGATGCCTTGGCGATCGTGTTGCTGAAAGCGCGCGCGTTCACACCTGATGATTTTGCGCTCAGCCACCCTGCCGGCAGCTTGGGCAAACGTCTGCTGCTGCGCGTGGCCGACATCATGCACGGCGGCGACGAACTGCCTGCGGTGGTGAGCGGCACCTTGCTAAAAGACGCGATTGTGCGCATGAGCGAAAAAGGCTTGGGCATGTTGGCCGTGACCGATGATGAAGGCCGTCTGAAAGGCGTGTTCACCGATGGCGATTTGCGCCGCCTGTTCCAACAGCGCGATGATTTCAAAGGATTAACCGTCAACGACATCATGCACGCCAAACCGAAAACCATTGCCGCCGACAAGCTCGCCACCGAAGCCTTGAAACATATGCAGGCCAATCATGTGAACGGTCTTTTAGTGACCGATTCAGACGGCCTGTTAATCGGCGCGCTCAATATGCACGATTTGCTGATGGCGCGTATTGTGTAA